In Leptolyngbya sp. KIOST-1, one DNA window encodes the following:
- a CDS encoding ABC1 kinase family protein produces the protein MAATDPALLGTYDAGAIARYFRWRLITLGWRVLQISWWLGTFVLGLQTDRWLKQEAQNRPRRAAQLRQVLTNLGPTFIKVGQALSTRPDLVRQDFLDELTKLQDQLPPFPTAEAMAIVEAELDYSPQEIFSQLSPLPVAAASLGQVYRGRLFSGEEVAVKVQRPNLRPVLCRDLYLMRWAASWLGRFLPLNLGHDLTLIVDEFGTKLFEEIDYLNEGRNAERFAANFKEDPTVKVPIIYWPYCSQRVLTLEWIDGCKLTDTAALQRDNLDPNRLIEIGVTAGLRQLLEFGFFHADPHPGNLFAMADGRMAYIDFGMMDQLDQITKETLVDAVVHLINQDFESLGQDFVKLGFLTPETDLGPIVPALNRVLGDALGSRVSDFNFKTVTDQFSELMYEYPFRVPAKFALIIRSLVTQEGLALSLNPDFKIINVAYPYVARRLLLGETPALRQRLLEVLFQDGQLQWQRLENMLAIARGDTGFDLLPTAGLGLRYLMSEEGVHLRQMLVLALTEDDRLHTQEVQRLWTLVKDDITFDRVLGVAWGALTNYSLERAEQLVPVVGGLRQALQP, from the coding sequence CGCTGGCTGAAGCAGGAAGCTCAAAACCGTCCGCGCCGCGCCGCCCAGCTGCGGCAGGTGCTCACCAATTTGGGCCCCACCTTTATTAAAGTCGGCCAGGCCCTTTCCACTCGGCCCGACCTGGTGCGGCAGGATTTTCTCGACGAGCTGACCAAGCTCCAGGACCAGCTGCCGCCTTTTCCAACCGCCGAGGCGATGGCCATTGTTGAGGCGGAGCTGGACTACAGTCCCCAGGAAATTTTCAGCCAGCTCTCGCCGCTGCCGGTAGCGGCGGCAAGCTTGGGGCAGGTGTATCGGGGGCGGCTGTTTTCCGGCGAAGAGGTGGCTGTGAAGGTGCAGCGACCGAATCTGCGTCCGGTCCTGTGCCGCGATCTCTACCTGATGCGCTGGGCCGCCAGCTGGCTGGGCCGGTTTTTGCCCCTCAACCTGGGGCACGACCTGACCCTGATCGTCGATGAGTTTGGCACCAAGCTGTTTGAGGAGATCGACTACCTCAATGAGGGCCGCAATGCGGAGCGGTTTGCCGCCAACTTTAAGGAGGATCCCACCGTCAAAGTGCCGATCATCTACTGGCCCTACTGTAGTCAGCGGGTGCTCACCCTGGAGTGGATTGACGGCTGTAAGCTCACCGACACCGCAGCGCTGCAGCGAGACAATCTGGACCCCAATCGTCTAATTGAAATTGGCGTTACGGCAGGGCTGCGCCAACTGCTGGAGTTTGGCTTCTTCCACGCCGACCCCCACCCGGGCAACCTGTTTGCGATGGCCGATGGCCGGATGGCCTACATCGACTTCGGCATGATGGATCAGCTCGATCAGATTACCAAGGAAACCCTGGTCGATGCTGTCGTGCACCTGATCAACCAGGACTTTGAGAGTCTGGGGCAGGATTTTGTCAAACTGGGCTTTTTAACTCCCGAAACCGACCTCGGCCCCATTGTGCCGGCCCTCAATCGAGTACTGGGCGATGCCCTGGGCTCCAGGGTCAGCGACTTTAACTTTAAAACGGTTACTGATCAGTTTTCGGAGCTGATGTACGAGTATCCGTTTCGGGTACCGGCTAAGTTTGCCCTGATCATTCGCTCCCTGGTGACCCAGGAGGGCCTGGCCTTGAGCCTCAATCCCGACTTCAAGATTATCAATGTGGCCTACCCCTACGTGGCTCGCCGCCTGCTGCTGGGCGAAACCCCGGCTCTCCGGCAGCGGCTGCTGGAGGTGCTGTTTCAGGACGGTCAGCTGCAGTGGCAGCGGTTGGAAAACATGCTGGCGATCGCCCGCGGCGACACTGGCTTTGACCTGCTGCCCACTGCCGGGCTGGGCCTGCGGTACCTGATGTCTGAGGAGGGCGTGCACCTGCGCCAAATGCTTGTCCTGGCTCTCACGGAGGACGACCGGCTCCATACCCAGGAGGTGCAGCGACTCTGGACCCTGGTCAAAGACGATATCACCTTCGATCGGGTGCTGGGGGTTGCCTGGGGAGCCCTGACGAACTATTCCCTGGAGCGGGCTGAACAACTGGTGCCAGTGGTCGGCGGTCTGCGCCAGGCACTGCAACCCTGA